A genome region from Arachis duranensis cultivar V14167 chromosome 8, aradu.V14167.gnm2.J7QH, whole genome shotgun sequence includes the following:
- the LOC127741203 gene encoding uncharacterized protein LOC127741203 — MVSTFYINRGYQKLITYLKNSILQKLGVFGSKWEKKLFYKISIAVVSTSVKYDTFVLAADEDIRVLFHCVRSFPEVRIHKLFVKLEAGVDSSGLSAPVHSSTVAGGVSSSMPAVRPFVPLVASPSFAADLNRTEVVDFVPLENVGVFKQACEVGTGGGLIPDMQGFGEPDRVENAMCDDDSDQEPALGKQADDGPIVGGSSTEFQIGQSFQNKDEAVLSVKDYSIRQGVEYRVIESDNLKYHGKCKEFGKGCTWLIRIALRSRKGTWEVRRYNGPHTCLATSISSYHRQLDYYVICARILLLVRADTAVTVKVLQQATEANYSFRPSYRKVWMTKQKAVAQIYRDRKESYAELPRWMLGVQSTMAGTVSVLKTSPVRLGGEVDESTVYFHRLFWTFSPCIEAFHHCKPLVSIDGTHLYGCLYADADRLACYLVCRKPAPWEVLGTTLCDEPPQSTQLASDPEMQHLGIGICGPHGTTSPGTQLMDRGQGLDRPV, encoded by the exons ATGGTTTCTACTTTCTACATAAACCGTGGCTACCAGAAACTGATTACTT ATTTGAAGAACAGCATCTTGCAGAAGCTTGGGGTGTTTGGTAGCAAGTGGGAGAAGAAGCTATTCTACAAGATTTCCATCGCAGTTGTCTCGACCAGTGTTAAGTATGATACCTTTGTGCTAGCGGCTGATGAAGATATTAGGGTTCTGTTCCATTGTGTTAGGAGTTTTCCAGAGGTCAGAATACACAAGTTGTTCGTGAAGTTGGAGGCTGGTGTCGATAGTTCTGGGTTATCAGCTCCAGTTCATAGCTCGACTGTCGCGGGAGGTGTGTCTAGTTCGATGCCTGCGGTCAGACCATTCGTTCCGCTGGTAGCATCCCCTTCATTCGCAGCTGATTTAAATCGAACGGAGGTTGTTGATTTTGTACCTTTGGAGAATGTAGGGGTCTTTAAGCAGGCATGTGAGGTGGGGACTGGTGGTGGCTTGATACCTGATATGCAAGGCTTTGGAGAACCTGATCGAGTAGAGAATGCAATGTGTGATGATGACTCTGACCAGGAGCCT GCTCTGGGTAAACAGGCGGACGATGGTCCTATAGTTGGGGGCTCTTCTACAGAATTTCAGATTGGGCAATCATTCCAGAATAAAGATGAGGCTGTGCTGAGTGTGAAGGACTATAGCATCCGCCAAGGTGTTGAGTACAGAGTCATCGAATCAGATAATCTGAAGTATCATGGAAAATGCAAGGAGTTTGGCAAGGGTTGTACTTGGTTGATTCGCATAGCGCTGCGTTCACGAAAGGGCACTTGGGAAGTTAGGAGGTACAACGGGCCACACACTTGCTTGGCAACCTCTATTTCCAGTTATCACCGTCAGCTGGATTACTACGTTATCTGTGCGAGGATTCTTTTGTTGGTTAGAGCAGATACTGCGGTTACGGTAAAGGTATTGCAACAAGCTACAGAAGCCAATTACAGTTTCAGGCCTAGTTACAGGAAGGTTTGGATGACCAAGCAGAAGGCAGTGGCACAAATATATAGAGATCGGAAAGAGTCGTATGCAGAGTTGCCACGTTGGATGCTAGGGGTACAGTCAACCATGGCTGGGACAGTTTCTGTGTTGAAGACGTCTCCTGTTCGGCTTGGGGGTGAGGTTGATGAGTCCACGGTGTACTTTCATCGACTTTTCTGGACATTTTCACCATGTATCGAGGCATTCCATCATTGCAAGCCCCTTGTGAGTATTGACGGTACCCACTTGTACGGGTGCCTATACGCCGACGCCGATCGACTCGCCTGTTATCTGGTCTGTCGTAAACCTGCACCCTGGGAGGTTCTTGGGACGACCCTCTGTGACGAACCTCCTCAGTCAACACAATTGGCCTCGGATCCTGAAATGCAACATCTGGGGATAGGAATCTGTGGGCCACATGGCACCACCAGTCCAGGTACTCAGCTGATGGACCGGGGTCAAGGACTCGATCGACCGGTATGA
- the LOC107460635 gene encoding uncharacterized protein LOC107460635 isoform X1: MNKQNANNDGVLDDQSSNVGAPLISLVTPPPPLQLQRMSSIESEPKTLFHGELNIAREAAIEVLNNHPREQALEIFLAGLQPVEIAKDATEDNIGSDLDDEE, encoded by the exons atgaataaacaaAACGCCAATAATGATGGTGTATTAGATGATCAATCATCAAATGTAGGTGCACCGCTAATATCTCTTGTTACACCACCACCTCCACTACAGCTTCAAAGAATGTCTTCCATTGAATCTGAACCAAAAACCCTCTTTCATGGAGAACTCAATATAGCAAGG GAGGCCGCAATTGAAGTCCTCAACAATCATCCAAGAGAACAAGCTCTGGAAATATTTCTGGct GGTTTGCAGCCAGTTGAAATTGCAAAGGATGCAACTGAAGATAATATTGGATCTGACTTAGATGATGAAGAATAA
- the LOC107460635 gene encoding uncharacterized protein LOC107460635 isoform X2, whose product MNKQNANNDGVLDDQSSNVGAPLISLVTPPPPLQLQRMSSIESEPKTLFHGELNIAREAAIEVLNNHPREQALEIFLAPVEIAKDATEDNIGSDLDDEE is encoded by the exons atgaataaacaaAACGCCAATAATGATGGTGTATTAGATGATCAATCATCAAATGTAGGTGCACCGCTAATATCTCTTGTTACACCACCACCTCCACTACAGCTTCAAAGAATGTCTTCCATTGAATCTGAACCAAAAACCCTCTTTCATGGAGAACTCAATATAGCAAGG GAGGCCGCAATTGAAGTCCTCAACAATCATCCAAGAGAACAAGCTCTGGAAATATTTCTGGct CCAGTTGAAATTGCAAAGGATGCAACTGAAGATAATATTGGATCTGACTTAGATGATGAAGAATAA
- the LOC107460634 gene encoding bidirectional sugar transporter SWEET1, whose product MEIAHFLFGIFGNASALFLFLSPVITFKRIICNKSTEKFSGVPYVMTLLNCLLSAWYGLPFVSPNNILVSTVNGAGAVIEIIYVFIFIILAPKKEKAKIIGLFAFVLTVFAAVVFISLFALHGNSRKLFCGFAASIFSIIMYGSPLSIMRLVIKTKSTEFMPFFLSLFVFLCGTSWFIFGLLGRDPFVAVPNGVGSALGTMQLILYFIYHDKKGATKNQTQTEEESMEMGQQQGKQSNNTNGTTQG is encoded by the exons ATGGAGATTGCACATTTCTTGTTTGGCATATTTG GGAATGCTTCTGCTTTGTTCCTCTTCTTGTCTCCAGT GATCACATTCAAGAGGATTATTTGCAACAAATCCACTGAAAAATTCTCGGGCGTTCCTTACGTTATGACACTCCTCAATTGTCTTCTTTCTGCTTG gTATGGGTTGCCATTTGTGTCACCCAACAATATATTGGTATCAACTGTGAATGGTGCAGGAGCAGTGATTGAAATCATTTAcgtcttcatcttcatcatttTGGCACCGAAGAAGGAAAAGGCCAAGATTATTGGTCTCTTCGCCTTTGTTCTTACTGTGTTCGCAGCTGTAGTTTTTATTTCCCTTTTTGCCCTTCATGGCAATTCCAGGAAACTCTTCTGTGGCTTTGCTGCCTCCATATTTTCCATAATCATGTACGGTTCACCACTCTCAATTATG AGGCTAGTGATCAAAACAAAGAGTACAGAGTTCATGCCCTTCTTCCTCTCGTTGTTTGTGTTTCTATGTGGCACTTCATGGTTTATCTTTGGTCTTCTAGGCCGTGACCCTTTTGTTGCT gtACCAAATGGTGTTGGTTCTGCATTGGGGACAATGCAACTAATATTATACTTCATATACCATGACAAGAAAGGTGCTACAAAGAACCAAACTCAAACAGAGGAAGAATCCATGGAGATGGGACAACAACAAGGGAAGCAATCCAACAACACAAATGGAACTACACAAGGATAA
- the LOC107460636 gene encoding uncharacterized protein LOC107460636: protein MALSRRPARFTRRPDSMQHKTISEEQLESLRAVAAGIFTDKQNPEEDKYPAKVHQEVMGIKMERVIKKEHGDDDVKVDREVAHEDTKEKGSPKKNNTKNTSIYGFDLHE from the exons ATGGCTCTAAGCAGGCGACCAGCAAGGTTTACAAGAAGACCAGATTCCATGCAACACAAAACAATTAGTGAAGAACAGTTAGAGTCACTCAGG GCTGTTGCTGCTGGTATTTTCACTGACAAGCAAAATCCCGAGGAGGACAAATATCCA GCAAAGGTTCATCAGGAAGTGATGGGTATTAAAATGGAAAGGGTCATAAAAAAAGAGCATGGTGATGACGATGTGAAGGTGGATAGAGAGGTGGCGCATGAGGATACAAAGGAAAAGGGATCACCAAAAAAGAACAATACGAAGAACACATCGAT ATATGGATTCGATCTGCACGAATAG